In one window of Cytophagia bacterium CHB2 DNA:
- a CDS encoding dienelactone hydrolase family protein, which translates to MKAVRLIFAVLLVAALSAFAEVKHEEITYTAGDVTMKGYLAYDDSVTGKRPGVLVVHEWWGHNEYARTRARMLAELGYTALAVDMFGDGKQAAHPDEAGKFAGAVMQNIEGAKARFTAALEVLKKHKTTDTTRIAAIGYCFGGGVVLHMARFGFALKGVVSFHGSLGTQTPAQPGKVKAAVLVCNGAADPFVTAEQITAFKKEMTDAKVDFQFIDYPDAKHSFTNPDADTFGKKFDMPLAYNAAADKKSWADTQQFFKKIFAK; encoded by the coding sequence ATGAAGGCTGTTCGCTTGATCTTCGCTGTGCTGCTGGTCGCCGCACTTTCCGCCTTTGCCGAAGTGAAACACGAAGAAATCACCTACACTGCCGGCGACGTGACCATGAAGGGATATCTGGCTTACGACGATTCGGTCACAGGCAAACGTCCCGGGGTGTTGGTGGTGCACGAATGGTGGGGGCACAATGAATACGCGCGCACACGCGCCCGCATGCTGGCGGAATTGGGTTACACCGCGCTCGCGGTGGATATGTTTGGCGACGGCAAACAGGCGGCACATCCCGACGAGGCGGGCAAGTTTGCCGGCGCGGTGATGCAAAACATCGAAGGCGCAAAAGCGCGTTTCACTGCAGCGCTCGAGGTTCTCAAGAAACACAAAACCACCGATACGACCCGGATCGCCGCGATCGGCTATTGCTTTGGCGGCGGCGTGGTGCTGCACATGGCGCGTTTTGGGTTTGCTTTGAAGGGCGTGGTCAGTTTTCACGGCAGCCTGGGCACCCAAACGCCGGCGCAACCGGGCAAAGTAAAGGCCGCCGTGTTGGTGTGCAATGGCGCAGCAGATCCTTTTGTCACGGCCGAACAAATCACGGCCTTCAAAAAGGAAATGACAGACGCCAAAGTCGATTTCCAATTCATCGACTACCCGGACGCTAAGCACAGCTTCACCAATCCCGACGCGGATACGTTCGGCAAGAAATTCGATATGCCACTGGCTTACAATGCCGCGGCGGATAAAAAATCTTGGGCCGACACACAGCAATTCTTCAAAAAGATTTTTGCGAAATAA
- a CDS encoding class I SAM-dependent methyltransferase, with protein MTLPNFKKQLTDSWEANAQAWTTVVQSRQIESRRVATDAAILAAITAYQPKRVLDVGCGEGWLARELANRGLEVTGVDGSAALIAEAQRNVNAAFRVLNYDEIVADPARLAGPFDLIVCNFSLLSEELDSLLTSLRQALATHGALIIQTVHPWSACGDEPYEDGWRMESFAAFGETFPQPMPWYFRTLSSWLATLQQAGFMLKECLEPKHPETRKPLSIIFACRKSREG; from the coding sequence ATGACGCTTCCGAATTTCAAAAAACAATTAACCGACAGTTGGGAGGCCAACGCGCAGGCGTGGACCACGGTGGTACAAAGCCGGCAAATCGAAAGCCGCCGTGTGGCGACAGATGCCGCGATTTTGGCGGCAATCACGGCATACCAACCGAAGCGCGTGCTGGATGTGGGCTGCGGCGAGGGCTGGCTCGCGCGCGAGTTGGCGAATCGCGGCCTCGAGGTTACCGGAGTTGATGGCAGCGCCGCATTGATTGCCGAAGCACAACGCAACGTCAACGCTGCTTTTCGCGTGCTAAACTATGACGAGATTGTCGCCGATCCTGCGCGGCTTGCGGGCCCTTTTGATCTCATCGTTTGCAATTTTTCACTTTTGAGTGAAGAGCTGGATTCACTTTTGACGAGTCTGCGCCAGGCATTGGCAACACACGGCGCGCTGATCATTCAAACCGTTCACCCGTGGAGCGCATGCGGCGATGAGCCTTATGAGGACGGCTGGCGCATGGAATCCTTTGCCGCATTTGGCGAAACGTTCCCGCAACCGATGCCCTGGTATTTTCGCACGCTCAGCTCGTGGCTTGCAACGCTGCAACAAGCCGGTTTCATGCTCAAAGAATGCCTTGAGCCAAAACATCCAGAAACACGAAAGCCCTTATCGATAATTTTTGCCTGCCGGAAATCGCGCGAGGGTTAG
- a CDS encoding RagB/SusD family nutrient uptake outer membrane protein, which translates to MTACSLDVTNPNSASEDQVLTTREGVIALAAGIQQNYAIGVVEAMILTPGVTSGEIAINSTFTNLLELQDGGDQVTTGNGNVLALWSRPIRVISMANDLISSAPNVTLDPGTRSGIIALAHLYKAMSMGVLAQAFEQAPIELDENGKSIFQPRAEVLASAISLLDAAAQLLATTPASNEFTTKILGRNFDLVNTINAYRARYNLMVGRYQQAFDAAASVNLASTSVFTYDDRNPNPIYQLVFLNRNYAARDNFGSALIESGDGRLAFFLTPADRTNPSPYNLPIDDLKGFFDTPTKTIPVYLPGEMNLIKAEALVRQSRLAEAVVEINAVRTKTTDPLGVAAGLPIYSGPVTESSLLEEIYRQRSAELFMTGLHFEDSRRLGRPGPLDANAERNRNFYPYPDQERLNNPNTPPDPTI; encoded by the coding sequence ATAACAGCCTGTTCGCTGGACGTCACCAATCCCAACAGCGCTTCGGAAGATCAAGTGTTGACCACGCGCGAAGGCGTGATCGCGCTGGCGGCGGGCATTCAGCAAAATTATGCCATCGGCGTGGTGGAAGCGATGATTTTAACGCCCGGCGTGACCAGCGGCGAAATCGCGATCAATTCCACCTTCACCAATTTGTTGGAATTGCAGGACGGCGGCGATCAAGTCACCACCGGCAACGGTAACGTGCTGGCGCTGTGGTCGCGGCCCATCCGTGTGATCAGCATGGCGAATGATTTGATCAGCAGCGCGCCGAACGTGACGCTCGATCCCGGCACGCGCAGCGGCATCATTGCCTTGGCGCATCTTTACAAAGCCATGTCCATGGGCGTTCTCGCGCAGGCGTTCGAGCAAGCGCCCATCGAGCTTGACGAGAACGGCAAATCCATCTTTCAGCCGCGTGCGGAGGTTTTGGCGAGCGCAATCAGTTTGCTCGACGCGGCTGCGCAATTACTGGCGACAACGCCCGCGAGCAACGAATTCACTACAAAAATTCTGGGCAGAAATTTCGATCTGGTGAACACCATCAATGCCTATCGCGCGCGCTACAATTTGATGGTTGGGCGGTATCAACAAGCATTCGACGCTGCTGCAAGCGTCAATCTGGCCTCCACCTCCGTGTTCACGTACGATGATCGCAACCCCAACCCGATTTATCAGCTCGTGTTCCTCAACCGGAACTATGCGGCGCGCGATAATTTCGGCAGCGCGTTGATTGAGTCCGGCGATGGGCGCCTGGCTTTTTTCCTCACGCCCGCGGACAGAACCAATCCTTCGCCGTACAATCTGCCCATTGATGATCTCAAGGGTTTCTTTGATACCCCGACAAAAACGATTCCCGTTTATCTGCCCGGCGAGATGAACCTCATCAAAGCCGAAGCGTTGGTGCGGCAGAGCCGGTTGGCAGAAGCCGTGGTGGAAATCAATGCCGTGCGCACCAAAACCACGGATCCCCTCGGCGTTGCTGCGGGCCTGCCGATCTACAGCGGGCCGGTAACCGAAAGCAGTTTGTTGGAGGAGATTTATCGCCAGCGCAGCGCCGAGTTATTCATGACCGGCCTGCACTTCGAAGACAGCCGCCGCCTGGGACGGCCTGGTCCACTCGATGCCAATGCCGAGCGCAATCGCAACTTCTATCCGTATCCCGATCAAGAACGCTTGAACAACCCCAACACACCGCCGGACCCGACGATCTAA
- a CDS encoding 8-oxo-dGTP diphosphatase has protein sequence MKNSNPEKKYARLRDIDWENWAPQQRATLTFVMQNGHILLIHKKRGLGAGKINGPGGRIDPGETALACAVREVQEELKITPLGLHPSGILRFQFVDGLSIHVQVFTASDWEGEPMETDEAAPLWTPLDRIPYDRMWEDDRIWIPHMLAGNKFEGRFLFDDDRLLEHELEVV, from the coding sequence ATGAAGAATTCCAACCCGGAAAAAAAATATGCGCGCCTGCGTGATATCGATTGGGAGAATTGGGCGCCCCAGCAACGCGCCACGTTGACGTTTGTGATGCAGAACGGCCACATCCTGCTCATTCACAAAAAGCGCGGGCTGGGCGCGGGCAAAATCAACGGCCCCGGCGGCCGCATCGATCCGGGCGAAACCGCGCTCGCGTGCGCGGTGCGCGAAGTTCAAGAGGAGCTGAAAATCACGCCGCTCGGTCTGCACCCGAGCGGCATTTTGCGCTTTCAATTCGTCGACGGCTTGTCGATTCACGTGCAAGTCTTCACGGCCTCAGATTGGGAAGGTGAGCCGATGGAAACCGATGAAGCCGCGCCGTTGTGGACGCCGCTCGATCGAATTCCGTATGATCGCATGTGGGAAGACGATCGCATTTGGATTCCCCACATGCTCGCCGGCAATAAATTCGAAGGGCGTTTTTTGTTTGATGACGATCGGTTGCTGGAGCATGAGCTTGAGGTGGTTTGA
- the rsmH gene encoding 16S rRNA (cytosine(1402)-N(4))-methyltransferase RsmH: MSTPKLQQGDYHVPVLVREVIAFLLTEKSVTLVDATVGDGGHSLALLEANPHIRVIGLDVDPQSLAVAQQRLAKFKNRFLFVNGNFRHMTSLLTANGITSVDGVLADLGMSSRQIDRPERGFSYLDEGPLDLRLNPSLPQTAAELMAALEQDELVRLLRDYGEERQARPIARAIVQQRRRHPIRTTTDLRLIIEGVVRGPHRIKSLARVFQALRIAVNEELQALQEFLQQAFTLLSSGGRMALISYHSLEDRIVKEFFRAQALSCTCPPEFPMCVCGKQSQAVILTPKPVTPGPEELAANRRSRSAKLRVLQKR, translated from the coding sequence GTGTCAACGCCCAAGCTACAACAAGGCGACTATCACGTTCCCGTTTTAGTGCGCGAGGTGATCGCATTCCTGCTCACCGAAAAAAGCGTGACGCTGGTAGACGCCACGGTGGGCGACGGCGGCCATAGCCTGGCGCTCTTGGAAGCGAATCCGCACATACGCGTGATCGGCCTGGATGTTGATCCGCAATCCCTGGCCGTAGCGCAACAACGTTTGGCAAAATTCAAAAATCGATTCTTATTCGTGAATGGCAACTTCCGGCATATGACCAGTCTCCTCACAGCAAACGGCATCACGTCGGTTGATGGTGTGCTGGCCGATTTGGGCATGAGTTCACGCCAAATCGACAGGCCGGAACGCGGCTTTAGTTATCTCGATGAGGGCCCGCTCGATTTACGCCTGAACCCCTCCCTCCCCCAAACTGCAGCGGAGCTGATGGCGGCTCTAGAACAAGACGAACTGGTGCGTCTTCTGCGGGACTATGGCGAAGAAAGGCAAGCCCGGCCTATCGCGCGAGCCATCGTGCAACAACGACGGCGGCACCCGATCCGGACGACGACTGATCTTCGCTTGATTATCGAAGGCGTCGTGCGCGGCCCTCATCGGATTAAATCCCTGGCGCGCGTGTTTCAAGCGCTGCGCATCGCGGTGAATGAAGAATTGCAGGCCCTGCAAGAGTTTTTGCAGCAAGCCTTCACGCTGCTGTCCTCCGGCGGGCGCATGGCGCTCATCAGCTATCATTCGCTGGAAGATCGCATCGTGAAAGAGTTCTTTCGTGCGCAAGCCTTGTCTTGCACCTGCCCACCGGAATTTCCGATGTGTGTGTGCGGCAAACAAAGCCAGGCGGTGATTTTGACGCCCAAGCCCGTTACGCCGGGCCCGGAGGAATTGGCTGCGAATCGGCGCAGTCGCAGCGCCAAGCTGCGTGTGTTGCAGAAACGATGA